Within Mercenaria mercenaria strain notata chromosome 15, MADL_Memer_1, whole genome shotgun sequence, the genomic segment gaaatatatttgtgtTAGATGAAATGACCACAAACACAAAcattgtgaaattttattttaaattgaatatgatttcgtgttgttttattttgtgaaatatattggTATTAGATGAAATGACCACAAACATtgtgaagttttgttttaaattgaatatgatttcgtgttgttttattttatgaaatagatTTGTATTCGATGAAATGACCACAAACattgtgaaattttgttttaaattgaatatgatttcgtgttgttttattttatgaaatagatTTGTATTCGATGAAATGACCACAAACATTGtggaattttgttttaaattgaaaatgatttcgtgttgttttattttatgaaatatatttgtattcGATGAAATGACCACAAACattgtgaaattttgttttaaattgaatatgatttcatgttgttttattttatgaaatatattggtATTAGATGAAATGACCACATAATTATATtgtgaaattttgatttaaattgaatataattgaacatgctgtttaattttatgaaatatatttgtatttgactTAAGGATGATACACTAATAAACTAAGGAAAACATTATGGTTATAGTATGCATCATTATGACCAATACTTTTTAATTAATAACCAATTAATAGCTACGATGAAAATTCATAATAAGATGTTGCGAGTCTAATTACTAAACAATAAACGTTTTCAATGGACATATCTTTACAGATCGATACAAGACATTGGTTTTCCGTAATTAGAAAAGACGAACATAACATATCTCAGACAATCATtgatttagaaatattaaaattcattttttgaaCAGCAaagaagaaaaacttttaaagctTTGTATAAAATAATCAACTGTTGAACAATTATATTTAGAAGGACCTTTGTCATGTACAAGACAGTCCTACGCCCATCTTCCAACAATGGATACGTGTACgtgtaaatacatatatttaagtatttgcaataatttgaaataagttataacaacaacaacaatatcaatgatgatgatgataataataataatgataataataaaaattaaatccaATTTCCTACGTTCGAATAGGATATCAATTGGCTTTGCTTAACTTGGTTTAGTTAGGAAAAAACTTGTAGGTTCAGCTATTGCGTAgctaatttattttcaaatatttgatgaATACTTTCAGACTATATCAAGTTGTTCTGTATACttcggagatatatttggacgagtacccataCTAAAATATACATAGAGAGTCGATAGTATTTTCATCAAGAATTTCAAAAAGGTTGGTTACGAAGTAAATACTCTAGATTGTCATTATCCGCATTTCCATGAAGGCCCAAAATACATAATTGTGGCCAAAAAGTATCTTCAAAATCCACAAACATTTTTACAGCATGCTTTATATCTATACACCTTTTTAAACTGTATAACTTTAATTTGACTCTTACAAAATAGGAAAGAAATTCGCAAAAATTTATAACACAGGTAATTCAAACCGTTAGAATAACAGTGTAAAACACTGTTTATACGCAATAACGGTACATCTGTAGGTAACAGCGGACATGTATCAAAGACTGTAATATGATTGTATACAAAAGTCTGTAttcttattaataataataaccaCAAGTGGCTGAAAATAACATGCAACACGTGTACCACGTAATAAGATAGTGTTTAATTAAGCAGAAATAGCACTAAAGAGTGTAATTCCATTTGATTATAGTAAATAAAAGCATGCGGAAATGTAATTGGTACTCCTTTATTAGTTAGCTTTTCCGTTACACACGAATTAATTTTctaattatgttttaataaaacaccTCAAAGATACCCAGTTTGATTAACTAGAAACCATTGAATACCATGTTCAATAAAATTTACAGCCTGTTACCTTTACTTAACAAAAGTTACATTTTCTATTACCAAATGTTGCTAAGTGTTTTCATtgcaattaaaaaaagtatagtTTCTAGAATTGTAGAGATTGTTTGTTTCGATAAAGAAACAGCATGTCTATCATATACTTTCTTTCAGTATTGTCTTCTCTAAGTCATTCGTCAACCGATTGACAACGATTATTGCAACATGTTTCTCGTCTAATCGTAGACAGGCGAGTACACTTAAAGTTCTGCGGGGTATTGAATAGGATGATCGTAGGCTAAGATAAGACAAAAACTATCTGTAAAACACATCATAAGTTAATGGACTGTAAATGTAACAGAAATTGACAATTAAAAAGCAATTGTATGACAAACTGTTACAAAAACCATTCgtatattaaaaacaatgataagaatttcaatatttttaaacacATAAAGGCCTTTAGATTATTTGCTAGTTGCGGCAAAACTTAAAAGCTTTTTGCGTCATTTATTTGTATGAACAAACTGATGTTACCAGAGAAACTCacgcattttttaaaataaccgTTTGATCTCCTGTCAGTAAatgaaaaatcaaacatttaagcAACATATGTTAGTAAAATGAAATATCTCTATTATTGtcataaattgtattttttacattaaaatagaCTAACAAACATGCATTTTTTCGGGTAACACAGTGTCGAATAACGTACAGATTTATCTTTCTATAGGCTTAAAAGAATTTTAGACATGGGAATAAAACTAACAGTCCGcctgtttatttacatattacactatataatacaataataatattctctattttgtgTTTAGTACGTTTCTCTGTGTTAGCTGGATGTTTTAGCTATTTTTAATCATAACTGACTGTCAACAGTCTAAAGTAGtaacaaaacatatatttaacGAATCGGccaattttataatgaaatcaatGATGAATTTTTGTTCCATTGATGATATTGGATCAAAAACTAATTCTATCCAGATACCAGCCTGCGTCAGAAAGAACAGCCGTGGGGGGCAAATGGGGTCTTCATCAACCATAAATAGCAGCTAAAACTTGTTGTATGATCTATACTTGTGTCGGTATACCTTGAAAacgaacaaaacaaaaacaatgtgtGTATATGTTGATGAGAGGAAAGACACAGACAAAGCTgcttaaataaaattttagttcGAATGTAATCTAAACACTTGGAGAAGAAAAATCAAGTAACCAGGCATATCTCTACCTAGATGAGGCAGTGTTTCTTTCCAGGTACCGTCATAAAGAAATGGCGTAATTGTAAACTTGTAACTTGTACATGTAAGCAGAAATGTAAAACAGAAAACACAAAAAACCTGAAATATAAAAGTGAATTTATTTTTCCCAGTATATATATTATAGATatagaaatatgtaaacaaaagatAAAGCATATAAAGATGTAAATCAATGAAtttatattaacattaaagataAATATGATATCACGAGTTGATGAACTTTTTAATACGTATTTTTATGTAAGAATTGACTAGATTCGTAAATACTACTTTAAGACAAAATGTTCGTTTACTCtctgcattttaaaaaatgatcCCATGCACTTAAGCAAACTAAAATAAATCTCTATTTAGCATTATGTGCATGCTAAAGTCAAATGAAATGTACTTTCCTAGTTTTTGTTGACATGCTTCACATAAAAATAGGCCGCTAGAAAACAGTCTTATAGTTTCACTGTTTTCACTTACTTTCAAACATGTAATGAAAACCTTTTTGGATATTTATTTccatttgaaagaaagaaacacaCACATATAATATTGCAGTCTTTGTATTATTTTACCACCAGAACTGACCCGACCGAAGTCCAGTGGGCTTTTCTGTTATGTTTGATGCCTTTGTGTTTGTAACATTTGCTGTATTCTTATTTTGTGCACGATTTGATGTCTCTTCGCTGTCAGATTCATCTGTTAAAGACATTTTTGTGTTATTCTCGTGTTGTGCCGCTTGTTTCGCCAAAACATAATCGTCTATTGTTTGCATTGGTGGTTTGCCAATTGAATATGACATCAGATCTTGTCTAGGTAACATAAAAGTCATACTGCTATGCGGAAATGTTGAGTATAATGACGGCATTGGAGTTTGGAGACACTGAGGGTCGTACTCCTTAGATTGAGTATCTGCTAGCAACTGATGTTGCTGCTGCAACATCAAGCGATGATGAGACAAACCTATTGCTGCTGCGAATGGATTATGCAAAAATGACTGCCATTCGGTTTTAATCTTTTGATTCCTTTGCCATTTAGCCCGTCTGTTTTGAAACCAAACCtgaaattcatattttatttcgtcatgtaatgaaagaaaaagatatatatatatatatatactgtttatAGATATTGTTTTATGAGATATTGATATTAACAAACTTCAAAACCTGTGTAGAATTACATTTAAGCGCACAAAGAAAGTGTAATCTATTTACATCTGTTCAATTCATGTTATAACAATAGAATTGTAGAAAGTAATTACGATTTCAATATAGCAAATTGATATATGTCAACGTAGAGAGTGCACATACGTTAAGGAATTAAAACATGATAATGGACATGAATATCGGCAACTTCCGAGTGATTACGTATTCTCTGTATAAAACTTCGGACAAGTTCGGTATTTTCCGTCTGGTTGCTCGAATGAGTAACATTAGCAATCGGAAAATGCCGAGGTAGCATTCGGGGAATTTTGTAATGTCACGTAAATTGCCGATTGTTGTTACAGGTCCATTACGTCAAGTTGTTCACCTATATCAAATACTCTATGATATCGCTTGGACGTTATAAATTGAATTTCAATAAACACAGAAAGTCGAAatgtaacatatatattttgacaCACATAAATTTGTATCTTCAAATTTTAGTTCGATAATATATTTGCTTAAGGTCTACGTAAATGAAACAAGACaggaaaatgttttgataatggttcaaaattattataaaagaaaagaaacataccTTGACTCTTGCGTGTGACAGACCGAGTCGCATTGCCAATTCAtctctgcaaaataaaaaatattttcattttaaaatatcaatggtGCATAGAATTGTAACTTTACagcaatatttataaaatacaaactaAGTGTTTTAATGTGACAAAaggatatatatatttcacaactAGTGATTAATTATACTATATGATACAATGCACTTCTTACTTCAACAGCATTTACTCATACCCTagatttcatataaaagtttGGTGATGCATAATTTCAGGTTCTGTAAGAATAcagatttttgacaaaatggaaaaaataccTTGTCGCTTCTGTTGGATAGTAGTTCTTAAGAAAGCATTTCTCTAATTCTCCAAGTTGATTTTTTGTGAGGGACAATCGCTTTTGCTTGGGTGGAATTTTGCAGCTATTTGGACAAGTTTCTCCGGAGGAATTTCTGTGTTCTTGATACCttgaataatgtaaaatgttaaaaatatagtTGCAAAACATTTGatcttttttaaattcttgaatcagtcaacattttttttaaatcaatgcaAAAATATTTCGATAGTGAAAACAAACAgaaagatttattttttgttcatattgatttttgaaattatttgagtTCCACCTTCAGTAAATACTTCATATATAATGTAGGCAATACTTTCATTAACATGTTCACAACGACGTGAGAGACTACATTTACTTACCTAATATTGGTCGGCGGCCCATGCGGTGGACCATGTGGTGAGCTACAGGGCTTCGAACGGCATACAGCTGTGTTTGCGGTCTCATGAACTACATGGTTCAAATGTCGTGTGCTTGGTGATTCGTGCATTGTATGACCTGCATCTCTTATGCTTGCATGAAATGATGGAATTTTTAGCCGCCGGTTATCAATGTCTGATGATTCTTCATTCTTTAAAGCTACCGTCTTttcttcatttaattttacaGCGTCATGTTTTACGTCTTTTAATGCTAAAATTAGAGGGAAACGCTTTCTGCTTATGAAACAAATTGACTAGAATCATATTTTCTATTTAGAAGTAAACAGTGATATCGGAtcgaaataaattgaaaatgacaCCGCAAACCCTTTTCtaatatttagaaatttgatTTGTTGTAACGAATTAAAATTGTAAGTCGGAAAGTATTATCAGGATTGCATGTATACGAAATCAGATGCTCGAAGAGaattaaactaaaaaatattGATCAAATGTTTTACCTGGTTGTTTTTCTTCACCATGATTTTGCCTAGCTCCGATGATCGAATCAATGCTGAAGAATTTACTGTTCATTTTGTAATTAACAAGCAAAAACAACAAAACGAATTGGACAATTAAAAATTATTCTGTTAGAATTAACACGAACTTATTCCTGATATCACTTATGTCTTCTCGTGTTAAATGCGTCGATGCATAATCAAATCAGTAGCTCATATGTTTGCTATACATATTCATATTGTTTCTCATATTGACAAACATTATTCAGCAAATTCTATACCGTTATATTATTAGAATTATTTCAACCAATAATGTCCTATCCACTACCAGTGACGAATCACTAATTCGATCAATAAAGGGGAGTACCTTAAAATAAAGCGATCACATTTTAGAGGCCGGTTTCTAATGATGAATCAATAAAAAACTTATCCCAACCCTCTGCAGCATTAACTTTCACAGTCCTGTAATATTGATAAATGCTAATGCAACAAATACCCAATAATGAGCCAGCGCGTAGAGATACAATGctaatgttattttcttttattgatCACCGCCTTGAAAAGAAAAGAATCTTACAAACATGTAAAATACCATCTGTATACAAaagctttatttttgttttgttgctagTCGGTTTTAATGGCAAAACCTGTCGTTACAGCCTTTAGAAAAAAGTAAAGCATAGCAAACAAAGAGATTAATTACATCTAAAGTGAATGctaaatttttgcatttttgatatatatatttctaaactTTCTAAACATTTTCTTGTCTCTGTAGTGTGTTGTATACTTGATTAGCGATGTTAAAAAGCACCCATTCCTGTTACAACACTTTCTTATGAGCTCATACCATATTTACCTGGAGCTGACGATATTTATAAATTCACTACACATTATTCattgcatatttttaaacaatgataAAAGACCGATagtgacttcacacttcaaacttcacacttcatacttcacacttcagacttcacacttcacacttcaaaccTCATTCTTcagacttcagacttcacacttcactgCACGCTtccacgggtatgaaacgttgcctgcggcacaaaatgtgccgcactgaaatgaaggcatcgcgcc encodes:
- the LOC123561392 gene encoding ALX homeobox protein 1-like, which gives rise to MNSKFFSIDSIIGARQNHGEEKQPALKDVKHDAVKLNEEKTVALKNEESSDIDNRRLKIPSFHASIRDAGHTMHESPSTRHLNHVVHETANTAVCRSKPCSSPHGPPHGPPTNIRYQEHRNSSGETCPNSCKIPPKQKRLSLTKNQLGELEKCFLKNYYPTEATRDELAMRLGLSHARVKVWFQNRRAKWQRNQKIKTEWQSFLHNPFAAAIGLSHHRLMLQQQHQLLADTQSKEYDPQCLQTPMPSLYSTFPHSSMTFMLPRQDLMSYSIGKPPMQTIDDYVLAKQAAQHENNTKMSLTDESDSEETSNRAQNKNTANVTNTKASNITEKPTGLRSGQFWW